From the genome of Thermomicrobiales bacterium, one region includes:
- a CDS encoding DsbA family protein → MSHPLVVEVYYDYVCPYVYAGALWVRDVKTALGDEIEFVWRSFPLEQVNSAEGPEWKVWEQADNYVSRGFSALRGAEAAKLQGPDHFINYHYSILEARHVEDQNIGRKNVVIDAARTAGLDMDAFERALADRSLLANIGNDYETARAQHGVFGTPTFVFPGGEAAYMKMRPKAPEEDAVTVWNDFVATVVGRPYVHEIKRPYKPE, encoded by the coding sequence GTGTCGCACCCCCTCGTTGTCGAGGTCTACTACGATTATGTCTGCCCGTATGTCTACGCTGGAGCCCTTTGGGTGCGCGATGTGAAGACTGCCCTCGGTGACGAGATCGAGTTCGTTTGGCGTTCATTCCCGTTGGAACAGGTCAACTCCGCCGAAGGGCCGGAATGGAAGGTATGGGAACAGGCCGACAACTATGTCAGCCGCGGGTTTTCTGCACTTCGCGGCGCCGAAGCTGCCAAACTCCAGGGTCCCGACCATTTCATCAACTACCACTACTCCATCCTCGAAGCGCGTCACGTCGAGGATCAGAACATTGGACGCAAGAACGTGGTGATCGATGCGGCACGGACCGCCGGTCTCGACATGGACGCATTCGAGCGCGCGCTGGCCGACCGATCGCTGCTAGCCAACATTGGCAACGACTATGAAACGGCCCGCGCTCAGCATGGTGTCTTTGGCACCCCGACGTTTGTCTTCCCCGGAGGCGAAGCCGCCTACATGAAGATGCGTCCGAAAGCGCCGGAAGAAGACGCTGTCACGGTCTGGAACGATTTCGTCGCCACGGTCGTAGGCCGGCCGTATGTCCACGAGATCAAACGGCCGTACAAACCGGAGTAG